The genomic interval TTGTTCATGGCCTTGTCAGTTGTTAGACAGAATGAAgttatataaatcaaatatatttatatataatgaatCTTTCTTGAATTTAGATACGTGTCATACATGCTTTTTCTTCAGAGTTGTACAGAAAGGTTGAAGGGATGCGTGAACAATTGCCAACATATGAAGATCTGACAGGTGCAGTGAGTGCATTGCTACGTCTGCAGGACACATACAAGTTGGAGACAACTGAACTTGCCAGAGGAAATGTTGGTGGAGTTACTTCCCCTGAACTCTCAGGTATTGGTTgtaatacagaaaatcttttaaaacagAGTAATGCTTAAAATAAGTAATTGCAAatgcattttcttatttattcTTAACTTGGTCTAATCAGCTTTAAATTTACAAGAGAATTTtgtaattaaatcattttaaactagTACATGTATTATTGATTTAATGCCTTTTAACTCGAAGACACTCGTAATAAATTCTatgagtttcatatatttttatgcccccggcatctactgatgcgggaggcatataatgattgtcctgtccgtcggTCCGTACAAGGTTACTagtaaccaaatgggaccgtttcgtctagcatcaataccccttactagaatgacttgatactaatgcagttgTAACCTGttaccattcctcatcttcagacatcacctgacctcgttttggacttaagttgctttgtatgggccatctcttggttaaccaaatgggaccgtttcgtctagcatcaataccgcttacaagaatgaattgatactaatacagatgtaacctgtgaccattcctcatctttaaacatcatctgacctcattttgaccttgaccttgacctcgttttggaaaatcaatcgacaaggatgccactggggcatcaagcgtttattgagcGCAGCTCCTTGATTTCCATAGAAGCAATTTTCTAGTATGTGAAAGTGGATGTTAACAGAAGACTGGTCAGGATTAAGTTATGCTTAACCTCAAAGATAACCTAGTTATGAACATAGTTTACAGCCATAGTTTTTACATAGATATGTAGCAGTTTTTCATCACTTTCTTAATTATATATGTTCTGTACTAACACACATGGAATTATAGTGCATTTTGTCTGTGAGACTAAGAATTACATATGAGTTTATTTTGCCTCAATAACTCCACATAAGGTGAAAAAAATTGGAAGCATCTAATGCATGAACATAATTGTAAAAGTCACTAACAATGTCCCCATGTGTTTGAAATATTAGTTTTGTAAACAATCTACTCTGGTTAATTGTGTTTCTGTGCAGATTTGCAGGGCAGTTAACTGTCATGaattatttattaacatgcaTGTTTTATTGAAGAAGTATCAGCCAGGATAAAAATAATGATGTGTTTTAACTCTTAAGAGTTGGAGGATGTTTagtttggttttttttatttgttttgttagacTGATGTCTTCTGTATCTGTAGTTTTTGGCTTTTTATTATggagtggttaaagtcactggcTTTCAATCTCTTGCCTGTTGCACCAAAAAACTTAATATACAGGCTTTCGAATCTAGTCTCAAATGTTGGGCCTGTGATTGGTTGTTGCAGAACTCAGTTTAGAAATTTACCAATGAAATTATTGCTgcctgagactggtctccaaacatTGAAGTTGGTGTTGAATGAATTCTGGATTGAAGCTGCTGGACTGGTTTGCTAAAATCAGTGTTTTAAGCCAGCTTTCTGCAGTAAGAATAAGCAGTAGAGTATACAGATTTATGCTGTATGTGTGACTACAAACCTTcaacaaacaaaactttcaaaagttagaaataaaagttaaaatgcGTATTAAAGAAGCATGCTGGTATTCATGCATCCAGAGTTTAAGTTATGAAATGTATCACACAAGCATATCCTAAACACTGTGAGCCTGACACTAAATTCCCTTTAAGCTATGTCATTATTGCATTAGCtcagcctgcccgcttagctcagtaggtagagcgttggtctacggatcacggggtcgtgagttcgatcctcgggcgcagcgtatgttctccgtgactatttgataaacgacattgtgtctgaaatcattagtcctccacctctgattcatgtggggaagttggcagttacttgcagagaacaggtttgtactggtacagaatccaggaacactggttaggttaactgcccaccgttacatgactgaaatactgttgaaaaactgcgttaaacccaaaacaaacaaacaaacagattgtAATGAAGCTTTATGCAAAAGCTACCATAGACTGTTCAGCTAAATTGACAGCAGTTCAGATTTCTATAAACAAAGCCAAATTGAATAGATGGTGATAATACTTACCAAAGTCTAACttgacctctcatgaacagactcgatgaGAGTCCACCATAAATATGCTTGGTTaggttctttgcttccaaaaaaaTCTTATATACTTTACTGGAATGTAGATAAAGGACCATtgattatatgactgaaaaattgttgaaaaagacgttaaacccgaacacacatacacAGATAAAGGGTggcccaaaactttttttttttcacgaaaatgGTATGTCATGATGGTTATTAACCGCATgctaatattttgattttatgccAATCTTGCATGGTGCATTTTTAGCACAGGACTGTTTTGAGCTTGGTCGCTTGTCATACAACAACGAGGACTACTATCACACCATTATGTGGATGGATGAAGCTCTCGCTAAAGTTCAGGAGGTAGAGGATGATGATGAATATGATGTAAATGCTGTCGCCGTTATGGATTATCTGGCTTTTGCACATTATAAGGTAAAAGTGATAGCACGCTTGCTTGTAATTTTAGATAATTTCGATCTGACTTAGCTACGTACAAGTCGTAATGGTATTTTCAACAGTGATGAAAAGGTAAGATTCCCAATAAATGTTAGCAAATTGCATATAAATGGAGACTGCCCTCTAACAGAGGAAAATGAAAGCCAAATATTTCTTTTCCATCTTTCCATCTTGAAGCATAAGACTAAGTGTAATTAGACAGTTTAACATTAAACTTAGAAATGAGAACTTGgctgtttttgtttctttgttgttgtgtATAGTGTTTTTCTTGAAACTGAATCTTGAAAAACAGGTATTGCCGAAGGAGGCTTACACCTGAAATAAGTATGCTTAATAGTGGACGTTCAGAGAGATGCTTGGTCTTAAGAGTGAGGTGATTTTTTACTTGGGCTTTTATCGTAAGTAAGGATTCTAACCTCTTGAGACAGGGTAATGTTATAGCTCAGCTTTTACCAGAAATAAGGTTACCTGAATTTGAGAAGGGGAAATAATGTTCTGTTTAGGCATATTCTTGAAATGAGGATACTAATATCTTGAGATAGGGGTAATACTATAGTTTTACTGTAATGCGGAATATCTATTTCTAACCTTGAGGTTGGGGTAATGTTACTGTTTGGCTTTTACTGGCTGATCTTAAGATAAAGGTAAGGTTAGACCATTACTTGAAGTAAGCATAGCTTATCTTGGGAGATTGATAATGTCATAGTGAGGCATTTACCGGAAACAAGGATCCATAATCTTTGGGAGTAACAGATAATGTTACCTGTAATAAGTAGAGCTGACCTTAGAGATAGAGAGGGGAGTTAAGTAGTATTGAGGCTTATAAAAAGGATAACCCTCATGGAGCTGATCACACAAGGTAGGTACAGTATGCTTGCATGTGGAACCCTGAGCATTTTCCTGCATGACACTATCCTGGCAATAACAAAACCTACTAAAGGATGTAACAGAGCAGTTTCCAGTGTTCTCTGAACTATTTTAGCTGCAGAATGTTTTGAGGTTGGCAGACAGGCGTATGTAGGTCAGGATTATTACCATGCCATTATGTGGATGCAGGAGGCCTATGAGAAAGTAGTCCATGAGAAAAATGAGACCGCCCCAAAGACTGTAGTCCTTGATTACCTTCAGTTCTCTCTGTATAAGGTTAGTACTAAATATACAAGCACATAACAGTGTAGTTTAGTTTAGCTATATTTATTAAGCTTGATCTTAAAGATGTTTGAATCAATCTGGAAAACCTAACAGAGATATGCATTATGTCCCTAGTGGAATTTAAACCCACAACCTCCCAGTTGAACAACCAGCACCCTACCACAGATTAGTTTAATAGAAAGTAAAAGCAAACATACATGTCAGTGTGTATAATTCAGACATGTACATGTGTACAAAAGATAAGTGAACTCAAAAGTATCATGTATCATAGGCTAGGCTTTTTCAAACTTGATTGGCTGAAGGACTGCCCAGTTATTTCTTCCTAAAGTTCAGAGGGAGAGATTTTGGTCCATCCATCTGCCTATCCCTCCATCCATCACAGAGTTGTGTCCACTCTGTCTTTTACCGTATTGAAGAATTTTgcgtaaaatgtttgaaaaatgaggtgatgtgcagaacacaaCTTTCAGTCACGTTTGTTCAAGGTCAGAAGTTAGATAAGCAGTACTCTGTGTTTGCTCTGTATCTTGTACCCCTGTAAAGGATTTTCAATTAACCTGGCACAAATTTTTGCACGATGGTACAATGTGCAGAAAGCGTCTTTCAGTAGTgttggtttaaggtcaaggtaGTGCTGTGACCTATGAGAGCAAAGGTCAGGAAGGCAGTATTTAATGTCTTCTgtttttttaaaccatttaaaggATTTCCagataatttggcacaaatgtttggtGTAATTAGCCCACCTGTAGAATGCAAAtttcagtcatgtcagttcaagatcaaaggtaaaggtctgAGATCAGAATGATGTGCAGTATTTCATGTCAACtttgtatctcttaaacccctttaagttttttcaaataactttacaaaaatatttccaATAATGAGATGACATTCAGACTACAGACTTAGTCTTGCTGGTTCTAAGTAAAGTTGTACAGTGAGATAAAAGGTCAGGTAGATAGTATTTCATGTTTATTCCATATCTGTTAATCCCTTAAGAATTATCAGATGGCTTGACACAAGTTTTCACGATAATAACGTGCAAAACCTTCAGTTCATCCTTCATTTGAGAGAGAGTGGGTCAAGGGTTGAAAGCAAAGTAGTTAAAAGTGCTTCCATATGCATTTAGAATACTTTTGCTCTCACACCTCAATATGAGCACTTAGAGCCATACACAACCATTTGAACTAGTCTCACATTAATGATACCTTTAATTTTTTCAGCAAGGCAATGTAAGAAGAGCTTTGACATTGACAAATGAAATGCTTACACTGAGTAAGTATTGTTTTATTGTCAGTTTATTGTCAGATGTCTCAATTTAGCATTTTCTTTTGATGTGAAGACTCAGTTTGACTTTTGTATTTATCACTTGAATTTTGTGACAAGTTTAATCACTGCAAGTAGGTTCTTACAAAGAGAACAGGTTTGAAATCGCTTAAGAAGTGTCAAGAATAAtgacagaaaaacaccaccagtGATCGACGATACAAGACTACTCAGAAATAGTCCCTAGTACTTTATGTTGTTATTTACGGCATTGCACCTTGGTCTTTAAATTTTTCACCAAGCTGCAAGAAATTTTACGATGAAAAATACTGATAGTTGACTGTGAGCTTAAGAAACATAAACCAGatgaaaactttaattaaaataggtataaatttaaatatgtgCAAATGAACTTCTCATTTACATATTAGTATGTTTCATTTCGTATGCTTTgatgttttcatgttttcatttaCATAACTACAGAACATGTAAAAGTGTCATTTGACTGtattaaatttattgtaaatCTGAGTGCAATAAAAAGTACCTGCTTTGTATCCACATAGAGCAGTGTTTATAGCAATTGAGGCACAAAActtgcatatgattttagctcacctgaaccagaGGTTCAAGGGGAGCTATTACTTTAGGTAGATGATCCAGCATTTGGGTCCAGGATGTGTTCATTAACACTCAAGGAGTCAAAGTTTCAtctgaatgtttttgttttcattaaatcttggataagttcTAAACGGGGTCAGCTGGGGGCACTACATGTAGATCAAATCAAAACACTTTGTTAGGAGACATTTGTTCTACCTTACCTTACCTCTGTATTTATGAAATCTGAGTCAAGATTCAAACTATGTCATCTAGGGATAAAAGAACTAGGCTGCTAGTCCAGATCATAGAAAGACATTGTTGACagtctagaggtcatattttctacctgtattgtatgaaacttggtcagaattttttatatgTTATCTAAGCCAGGTTTGAAATTGGATAACATGGGGTCATAGTAATATAATAAAACTAGTTGAATAGTTAATGTTAtcgaaaaatgctttttaaaactccagaggccatattttctacttgatctgtatgaaaccttgtttggtgtttgtctttatgatatcaaggttaagtttgaaacggtttcatctaattttaaaaattaagtcaccaggtcaaatcatataaAACCTTGAAAACGCTAGTCCATAATTTTTAACTGATCtgtatgaaacctggtcagaatgttttttcttaTTGAAGGCTAAGTcgggtttgaaagtgggtcatctggggtcaaagtgtaggtctttaggtcaaattgtGAACACTGTACAGATACTTGGTGAgagtttttgttttataaaatctagCAGAAATTTGTAACTTGGTTGTGTCAGTTAAGATCAGGTGAGTGGGTCAGGGTCAGCATTGCCGTCTTGTTTATACacacttaacctttaccctgatgtatttctaaaatggactggtccatcattcagtttaggcagtaccacttattcttgaaaggggtgttcactgaaaatttactgacagaacatcgaacagtgcagacattgatcttggtctgtactagtcacaaaggcaaaatcacttgctgccagcaggctaaagccATCAATCTGGTCTATGTACTGTTATATATCAGAATCAGCTTGATATGGGTATGGTCTGGAAGTTGTTGTTTTGCTTTTGCCTGCATATCTATCTTTATCAAGTTAAATTTCTACATGGCACATTAACATAAGATTCTatcactagttgtaggtgcagatgggaatatctggctcgagggtaactgtttaagcggtaacaaggctcctgccgagttacagCGTTAATAGTTACccaagagccagatattcccatctgcacctacagccagtgattgaatctttttcttgcatgccatattcaacaaataatagtaaaaataaattcaaacaactgattttcttatagcactttctatgcccccgaagggaggcatatagtttttgaaccgtctgtcagtctgtctgtcggtctgtcagtctgtccacaattttcgtgtccggtccatatctttgtcatcgatggatggattttcaaataacttggcatgaatgtgtaccacagtaagacgacgtgtcgcgcaagacccaggtccgtagctcaaaggtcaaggtcacacttagacattaaaggatactgcattgatgggcgtgtccggtccatatctttgtcatcgatggatggattttcaaataacttggcatgaatgtgtaccacagtaagacgacttgtcgcgcgcaagacccaggtccgtagctcaaaggtcaaggtcacacttagacgttaaaggatagtgcattgatgggcgtgtccggtccatatctttgtcatcgatggatggattttcaaattacttggcatgaatgtgtaccacagtaggacgacgtgtcgcgcgcaagacccaggtccgtagctcaaaggtcaaggtcacacttagacgttaaaggatagtgcattgatgggcgtgtccggtccatatctttgtcatcgatggatggattttcaaataacttggcatgaatgtgtaccacagtaagacgacgtgtcgtgcgcaagacccaggtccgtagctcaaaggtcaaggtcacacttagacgttaaaggtcatttttcatgatagtgcattgataggcgtgtccggtccatatctttgtcattcatgcatggattttaaaatatctacgcatgaatgtgtgacacattaagatgacgtgtcgtgcgcaagacccagttccgtaggtcaaaggtcctaaactctaacatcggccataactatatattcattcaaagtgccatcgggggcatgtgtcatcctatggagacagctcttgtttcttataGTTGCGTACTAACAAAGCACGGGAACTTTacatccgtaaacaggaagtacgtcatgacatTACATAgtcgaaaacaacgtaatagttccagttttgttttatcatctgcattgAAACATGTTATTTCCGTAAAATGATGTTTTTtcaatcgagaaatatgttataaggaacaaacaGAAACTagcaaggtatttgatttttatcccgttttacgtaaaacattgatattactacacaaatcttctgTACATATTTAAGTAGTTcattatacgtcatttacagcacgcaagtcatcttacaccctggggtgtaagatggaatTTTCCAGCACGGGAGAAATCGCCAGAattcccagtctggtatgcaagaatatatgCTATTGAACCACAGGacatacaaaacaaaaagcaTAAACTTTGATTCATTGGGTTTAATGCTCAAAGCCATGCTTAATTCTTAAAATGTTACTCCATCAGCTCCAGATCATAATAGAGCACAAGGTAACAAAGAATATTATGAGAGGGTTTTGCGTGAAGAAGACGAGAATGCAAAACGTGGAGATGATGGTGAAGTCATCAACAAGAGACAGTTGGATGAGTACAGGAGTGGAGAAGAATATATGGCATATGAGGCTCTGTGCAGGAATGAGACCATTAAAGTAAGTTTGTACATAATGATATCAGGAcattttttatggtttttatGGAGGAAAGGCTGTTGCTATCTGGGCATTTTCTTAGATTTTGTAGGGTTAGCTGTTGTCAGTTTTCATCTGCAAAATGTCAGTTTTGAGTATAAAAGTAAACATCACAAAGATGAATTTGAAACAAGGCTGACAGAGTGGGTGAATagtaaaagacaaaaataaaatatttgttaaaatgtttagtgattgacagttgctttcatatatttcaagtttttatgcccccactttgtgggggggcatatagatttgctcttgtccttccgtccgtccgtctgtccgagctcacatttgcatacttaggtggctataggaacaataggtaactgtactttttctttgatgtcattcattccgtaaggcttttatgtggctatttttctctaagtggctaaaagaacaatagagagaacaaaagagtagttacataagtatccatatgtaggaacgtccgtccgtccttccgaaaatgttgtatcgcgcgtagctctgaaagtattcgacatagagtcacaaaactttacaggaatgttggtcagcatgtgtagttgtgcacctggggtttcgcgtccggattcattcagtcatgtagaagttacggcccctgactttgtaaaaattggtcattttagtgttgtgtcgcgcctagctccaaaagtatatgacctagagtcacaaaactttacaggcatgttggtcagcatgtgtagttgtgcacctggggtttcgcgtccggattcatccagtcatgtaggagttatggcccctgactaagtaaaaaatttgtcattttaatgttgtatcgcgcatagctccaaaagtgtttgacctagattcaccaaagtttacaggaatgttggtaagcatatgcagttgtgcacctggggtttcgcatcgggattcattcagtcatgtaggaattatagccactgacttagttaaaaatgggtcattttaatgttgtgtcgtgcgtagctccaaaagtatttgacctagagtcaccaaagtttacaggaatgttggtcagcatgtgcagttgtgcacctggggttttgcatccggattcattcagtattgtaggagttctggcccctgacctgggaaaaaattgtcattttaatgtcacgtagtgggggcatctgtgtcccatggacacatttctagtttttgtttttttttggctcACTGTAGACTGTAGCCACCTGCTTAACTCAGTAGGGGGAGCTCAGATATAAGGATTGTAGGGACATCCCTGGGCAAGTTGTATGTTTTCCATGAAGATTTGATTTATaaacagtgtgtctgaaatcatttgtcctttcCCCCTGATTCAGATAGAGAagttgtcattttaatgttgtatcgcgcatagctccaaaagtctgtgtctgtctgtgtgtgtcccTCTGCCagaagttggcaggtacttgtAGAGAAAGtgtaagtactggtacagaattcaggaacactggttacattatctgcctgctgttacattttaaactgaaaattatgttgaaaaacagcactaaacccaaaacagacaaacattgCTAGACTAcaggaaatacagttatttttattataaatccagAAACAGCAATTTCTTGTAAAAAGAGAGAAGTTTCAGTACAGACAtgtgaaacaaataaatttaaagtcaaaagtgaaaagtgaaaattatgtctcccacaccactgtgtggtgggagacatattgatttacttctgtctgtctgtgtgtgtcccTCTGCCACAAATCTtaccgcactctaagtcgaacttttctcatccgatcttcaccaaacttgaacaaaatgtgtttgccaataagctagccaaatcggcccaggcacttcagaattatggcccttaaaacttgttttttgataatcaaagcactgaaagtctgattggaaataatcaaagcactgaaagtctgattaggcagttgaggtcttggtgcatgatTGACTCATAATTATACTacaattgtgggagacatgtgcttttctcaaaaacatctCTAGTTTTAGTTAGTCTTAACCAGTAGAATGATGTTTCTTGTATTTCAGCCGTACAAATACCAGCATAGACTATATTGTCGATACAAATCAAATAACCATCCCTTGTTGATTCTCTCCCCTGCCAAAGAAGAAGTCTTATATTTGAACCCATATTTATCAGTTTTCCACAACAGTATTAGTGACAGAGAGATTAAACTTATACAACGTTTGGCCACTCCAAGGGTAAGTACATAAAATGACATGTACTAATTTAATTCAGTTTGCAATAGTACAAAAATATTTgtggttttaaatgtttatttcaaatgaGACCAGTGTTTTTTTCTAATGACATCCTGTGACCTGTTAAAATGAAAGTCATAACTTGGTAACCTCTGCTTGTCatatttattacatgtaataAATACAGTAATAAAAAGAGGTCTAGCTCTTATGCTaatctaatatttatttatttttttttagaaaagactGAATATATGATCAAAATGTTCGCAAATCCTGTCTTAGACGTTTCCTGACCGGTgcagaaaattaatttaaatctgAACTTCTACAGTAACTTGCTGATTACATTCTATCTAAATATATATGACATATATTATGTAGCTTGGCAGAGCCACTGTACATAACCCTATCACAGGTAAATTAGAGACAGCTAATTACAGAGTCAGTAAGAGGTAAATTACGCTTTGGTGTGATGTACTGCTTACACTTGAGTGATATTGTTTAAGTTAGTGGACCTGTAACGGCTTCTGAAGTTTCCACAAAATtgaatatacagttgaaactagGAATCTCAAATTCCATGGTTTTGGgcattttacttcgagataactaggacttgaaaatgtcttcaaacTAGCCTGAATTTGAGATAAGGGAGTTGaagataccaagtttcaactgtaATTTTGGTATTTTGTTTTGGCATTATTTGGCCCATATAGAAAGCCTTAGAAGCACGGGGCTTCTCTTATAGGATAAAGAATGTTGAAAACCCATTTGTAGAGATAAGCcgtgccaagagaaaaccaacatagtgcatttgtgaccagcatggatccagaccagcctgtgcatctgcacagtctggtaaggatccatgctggtcgctttcaaagccttttgcaattagagaaaccattagtgaacagcatggatcctgaccagactgcgcgaatgtgcaggctggtctggatccatactggtcgcaaatgctgtatgttggttttcttatggtgtggctcaaatactTGACCACAAAAAAGTCACATAATTTTCTTA from Mercenaria mercenaria strain notata chromosome 2, MADL_Memer_1, whole genome shotgun sequence carries:
- the LOC128550233 gene encoding prolyl 4-hydroxylase subunit alpha-1-like isoform X2 — its product is MFLLLMLASVAAPGSGELFSSMAHLQTALYTERDIAKEIRHYIYEERERLEKLGQLADEFEKHSAMALEDPDKYMGNPVNAFLFVKHFTIDWDNDIDVVIKNNSRNELYRKVEGMREQLPTYEDLTGAVSALLRLQDTYKLETTELARGNVGGVTSPELSAQDCFELGRLSYNNEDYYHTIMWMDEALAKVQEVEDDDEYDVNAVAVMDYLAFAHYKQGNVRRALTLTNEMLTLTPDHNRAQGNKEYYERVLREEDENAKRGDDGEVINKRQLDEYRSGEEYMAYEALCRNETIKPYKYQHRLYCRYKSNNHPLLILSPAKEEVLYLNPYLSVFHNSISDREIKLIQRLATPRLGRATVHNPITGKLETANYRVSKSCWLSDYDSPDIAHINKRIAATTGLNMETAEELQIANYGIGGQYEPHFDFARKEENAFQGLGTGNRIATLMFYLSDVQAGGATVFPYLGLKVFPEKGKAVFWYNLYKNGEGIYDTRHAACPVLVGSKWVTNKWIHERGQEFHRPCGLRESE
- the LOC128550233 gene encoding prolyl 4-hydroxylase subunit alpha-1-like isoform X5, yielding MFLLLMLASVAAPGSGELFSSMAHLQTALYTERDIAKEIRHYIYEERERLEKLGQLADEFEKHSAMALEDPDKYMGNPVNAFLFVKHFTIDWDNDIDVVIKNNSRNELYRKVEGMREQLPTYEDLTGAVSALLRLQDTYKLETTELARGNVGGVTSPELSAAECFEVGRQAYVGQDYYHAIMWMQEAYEKVVHEKNETAPKTVVLDYLQFSLYKQGNVRRALTLTNEMLTLTPDHNRAQGNKEYYERVLREEDENAKRGDDGEVINKRQLDEYRSGEEYMAYEALCRNETIKPYKYQHRLYCRYKSNNHPLLILSPAKEEVLYLNPYLSVFHNSISDREIKLIQRLATPRLGRATVHNPITGKLETANYRVSKSCWLSDYDSPDIAHINKRIAATTGLNMETAEELQIANYGIGGQYEPHFDFARKEENAFQGLGTGNRIATLMFYLSDVQAGGATVFPYLGLKVFPEKGKAVFWYNLYKNGEGIYDTRHAACPVLVGSKWVTNKWIHERGQEFHRPCGLRESE
- the LOC128550233 gene encoding prolyl 4-hydroxylase subunit alpha-1-like isoform X3, with the translated sequence MFLLLMLASVAAPGSGELFSSMAHLQTALYTERDIAKEIRHYIYEERERLEKLGQLADEFEKHSAMALEDPDKYMGNPVNAFLFVKHFTIDWDNDIDVVIKNNSRNELYRKVEGMREQLPTYEDLTGAVSALLRLQDTYKLETTELARGNVGGVTSPELSAQDCFELGRLSYNNEDYYHTIMWMDEALAKVQEVEDDDEYDVNAVAVMDYLAFAHYKQGNVRRALTLTNEMLTLTPDHNRAQGNKEYYERVLREEDENAKRGDDGEVINKRQLDEYRSGEEYMAYEALCRNETIKPYKYQHRLYCRYKSNNHPLLILSPAKEEVLYLNPYLSVFHNSISDREIKLIQRLATPRLGRATVHNPITGKLETANYRVSKSCWLSDYDSPDIAHINKRIAATTGLNMETAEELQIANYGIGGQYEPHFDFARRREPTAFERAIGNRIATFMFYLSDVQAGGATVFPYLGLKVFPEKGKAVFWYNLYKNGEGIYDTRHAACPVLVGSKWVTNKWIHERGQEFHRPCGLRESE